The following coding sequences lie in one Monomorium pharaonis isolate MP-MQ-018 chromosome 1, ASM1337386v2, whole genome shotgun sequence genomic window:
- the LOC118646172 gene encoding uncharacterized protein LOC118646172 isoform X3 has translation MSNPLFSVLGAAAGLPSDFAGLPSDVSGLPRPSGFTLSCRRSPPDRRGLPGSSPRSGTHQEARRTVHAGWHAGTSQDV, from the exons ATGTCTAATCCCCTTTTTTCTGTTTTAGGTGCTGCTGCTGGACTCCCCTCGGACTTCGCTGGACTGCCCTCGGACGTCTCTGGACTACCACGCCCTTCCGGATTCACCCTCAG CTGCCGTCGCTCGCCGCCGGATCGCCGTGGACTGCCCGGATCGTCACCTCGCTCAGGAACTCACCAG gaaGCTCGCAGGACTGTTCACGCAGGATGGCATGCGGGTACGTCGCAGGATGTTTGA